A genomic region of Candidatus Neomarinimicrobiota bacterium contains the following coding sequences:
- a CDS encoding FAD:protein FMN transferase, which translates to MRDRAGRLRSVVSNGITLLVGLLMVLGCKPRFTPVMTVETHFLQSPVVLSLAVESREELQVAATLAVTEIRRLEQVFDPIDTDGGLYRLNETRSITDPELYLILERADQVSRLTAGGLNLFMGYLERAYGFTELFPSPPEPGIVREMLLPLRRATIQLLPERYQVRITNDAFSVSLTGIQEGYVADQALAHLVFAGVPDAKVRVGSHVACGGSPDGLGWPLPVRDPGSGGIVLWLYGENCGIATASVNDRAYTYRDELYYDHLDPATGRPARRLNLVTVVAPSCELAGGLARGIFVMEPGEGLRLLNDLPEVDGMLLDPEGGIAMSDSLFVWMSR; encoded by the coding sequence ATGAGGGACCGGGCCGGCCGGCTGCGATCAGTGGTATCGAATGGCATCACCTTACTGGTGGGCCTACTAATGGTCCTGGGGTGCAAGCCCCGCTTCACCCCGGTCATGACGGTTGAGACCCACTTTTTACAGTCGCCGGTGGTCCTGAGTCTGGCGGTGGAAAGCCGGGAGGAGCTGCAGGTGGCGGCGACACTGGCCGTCACGGAGATCCGCCGCTTGGAGCAGGTGTTCGATCCGATCGACACTGATGGCGGTTTGTACCGGCTCAATGAAACCAGGAGCATCACCGATCCCGAGCTGTACCTGATCCTGGAGCGGGCCGACCAGGTCTCGCGGTTGACCGCTGGCGGCCTGAACCTGTTTATGGGATATCTGGAGCGGGCCTATGGCTTTACAGAGCTGTTTCCCAGTCCACCGGAGCCAGGGATAGTGCGGGAAATGCTGCTTCCCTTGCGGCGGGCAACCATTCAGCTCCTGCCAGAGCGCTACCAGGTGCGCATTACTAATGACGCCTTCTCTGTCTCCCTCACGGGTATTCAGGAAGGCTATGTGGCCGATCAGGCTCTAGCCCACCTGGTTTTCGCCGGGGTACCGGACGCCAAGGTGCGGGTGGGATCGCATGTAGCCTGCGGGGGCTCACCGGACGGCCTGGGGTGGCCGCTACCGGTGCGGGACCCCGGTTCGGGGGGAATTGTCCTGTGGCTGTACGGGGAGAACTGTGGGATTGCCACCGCTTCGGTGAATGATCGGGCCTACACCTATCGGGATGAGCTCTATTATGATCATCTGGACCCTGCCACTGGCCGCCCCGCTCGCCGACTGAATTTGGTCACCGTGGTGGCCCCTTCCTGCGAATTGGCTGGCGGACTTGCCCGGGGTATTTTTGTAATGGAACCAGGGGAGGGCCTGCGCCTGTTGAATGACCTGCCTGAGGTGGATGGTATGCTACTGGATCCCGAGGGCGGTATAGCTATGTCTGACAGCTTATTCGTCTGGATGAGTCGCTAG